Proteins from one Falco naumanni isolate bFalNau1 chromosome 10, bFalNau1.pat, whole genome shotgun sequence genomic window:
- the TESMIN gene encoding LOW QUALITY PROTEIN: tesmin (The sequence of the model RefSeq protein was modified relative to this genomic sequence to represent the inferred CDS: substituted 1 base at 1 genomic stop codon): MENQILLDTGSVIDSGLVTETFNQNRPVCSENFNLETAVINNPNEGGLLSRQDNRLCTVKAEETSLDHFKYPFTIDKRNTIAKLEPHPHGNSCNGEDFEQYKELGFPEEAYHMHSPYLPSDGVHFLSSVAMQLENCSGPTSSVFSPEGTVNQNVRTVPHALFYVLESSSGACGLPQTSASVYDKAVICQLEGGTKILHVNSCGTQELKPVHHHDQRNYLQSDVDNPVTAVLEQFLPVPGEPVLNEQECESGPLQPAASAATFHLQSNLHRPVRMTSEGSFLRKRQLQPRCESLPFGSGIIKPKKPCNCAKSQCLKFVTQAGILMQRFTLFISYVILRVNHRYCDCFANSDFCNNCNCNNCYNNQLHETERSKAIKACLDRNPEAFLPKIGKSKLGEMKLHHNRGCNCKRSECLKNYCECFGAKIMCSSICKCIGCKNYEESPDEKPQLNMLNYMDIRYNEGNSPVLTSTFKTLPKLKTDRQPAVRISWEEVKAVCSCLLVQAEEAENRNYSVCLAERVIMEEFGRCLSQILRTXLKSKGLKFE, encoded by the exons ATGGAGAATCAGATATTGCTTGATACAGGATCAGTAATAGATAGCGGTCTTGTAACTGAAACATTTAATCAAAATAGACCTGTTTGTTCTGAAAACTTCAATCTGGAAACTGCAGTAATTAATAATCCCAATGAAGGAGGATTGCTCTCTAGGCAAGACAATCGTTTATGCactgtaaaagcagaagagacTTCGTTAGATCACTTCAAGTATCCATTTACCATTGACAAGCGAAATACCATAGCAAAACTGGAACCCCACCCACATGGAAACAGCTGCAATGGTGAAGATTTTGAACAATACAAGGAATTAGGTTTTCCAGAAGAAGCTTATCACATGCATTCGCCTTATCTGCCTTCAGATGGTGTccacttcctttcttctgtagcaatgCAGCTTGAAAATTGCAGTGGTCCAACGTCAAGCGTTTTCTCTCCAGAAGGAACAGTCAATCAAAATGTCAGAACAGTACCA catgctttattttatgtACTAGAATCTTCCAGTGGTGCCTGTGGCCTACCTCAGACTAGTGCTTCTGTCTATGACAAAGCA GTTATCTGTCAGTTGGAAGGAGGTACTAAAATACTCCATGTAAATAGTTGTGGTACACAAGAACTAAAACCTGTTCATCACCATGACCAACGTAATTATCTTCAATCAG ATGTGGACAACCCTGTAACAGCTGTACTGGAGCAGTTTTTGCCTGTTCCAGGTGAACCGGTTCTGAATGAACAAGAG TGTGAAAGTGGACCGTTACAACCAGCAGCTAGTGCTGCCACGTTCCATCTACAATCAAATCTGCACAGGCCAGTGAGAATGACCTCAGAGGG ATCATTTTTAAGGAAGAGGCAGCTGCAACCCCGGTGTGAAAG CTTGCCTTTTGGTTCAGGGATTATAAAGCCTAAGAAACCGTGTAACTGTGCAAAATCTCAGTGTCTTAAATT TGTCACACAAGCTGGAATTTTGATGCAGAGGT TTactcttttcatttcttatgtTATTTTACGTGTTAATCATAGATATTGTGATTGCTTTGCCAATAGTGATTTTTGCAACAACTGCAACTGCAATAATTGTTACAACAATCAACTTCATGAAACTGAGCGATCGAAAGCCattaag GCCTGTCTTGATAGAAACCCAGAAGCTTTCTTACCAAAGATTGGGAAAAGTAAACTaggagaaatgaaacttcaCCATAACAGAGGATGTAATTGCAAGCGCTCAGAATGCCTCAAGAATTATTGTGAGTGCTTTGGG GCTAAAATTATGTGTTCCTCTATTTGCAAATGCATTGGTTgcaaaaattatgaagaaagtCCAGATGAGAAACCCCAGCTGAATATGCTAAACTACATGGACATTAGATATAATGAAGGAAACAGCCCAGTTTTAACATCAACATTCAAAACGTTACCAAAATTGAAGACAGACAG GCAACCAGCTGTACGTATATCTTGGGAAGAAGTGAAAGCAGTATGTTCTTGTCTCCTGGTGCAAgctgaagaggcagaaaatagaaattattctgTCTGTCTAGCTGAGCGTGTGATCATGGAGGAATTTGGGAGATGCTTATCCCAGATCCTACGTACATAATTAAAATCTAAAGGACTGAAATTTGAATAA